From one Peredibacter starrii genomic stretch:
- a CDS encoding DegT/DnrJ/EryC1/StrS family aminotransferase, protein MIEFLSLKDVNNEMALELKEAANRVIDSGWYISGNELGSFEKKFAEYCCVKHCLGVANGLDALILTIRAWKELGKLKDGDEVLVPANTYIASVLAITENNLKPVLVEPEEKTFNLNPELLKQHLTARTKAILPVHLYGQLADMPKICQFAKEHNLLVLEDSAQSHGASIDGKRAGSWGDASGFSFYPGKNLGALGDAGAITTNDDQLADVLMSLRNYGSKQKYKNDFVGVNSRLDEIQAAFLSVKLKYLDDQTARRRKVANQYLAGLKNTLVQVPHVVRQEQHVWHLFVVRTTHREKLQTYLKESGIQTLIHYPIPPHKQQAYKEFNSMSLPLTEKIHEEVLSLPIGPTMSQIDVETVISRINSFRA, encoded by the coding sequence CTGGAAATGAACTTGGTTCATTTGAAAAGAAGTTCGCTGAATATTGCTGCGTAAAGCATTGCTTGGGCGTTGCCAATGGATTAGACGCTCTTATTCTCACGATTCGTGCTTGGAAAGAGCTTGGAAAGCTTAAAGATGGGGATGAGGTACTAGTCCCTGCAAATACCTATATCGCCAGTGTTCTCGCGATCACGGAGAATAATCTGAAACCGGTCCTGGTCGAGCCAGAAGAAAAAACATTCAATCTAAATCCTGAATTATTAAAGCAGCATTTAACTGCCCGTACGAAAGCAATTTTGCCAGTTCATCTCTATGGGCAATTAGCTGATATGCCTAAAATCTGCCAATTCGCAAAAGAACATAATCTTTTAGTTTTAGAAGATTCGGCTCAATCTCATGGTGCAAGCATTGATGGCAAAAGAGCGGGAAGCTGGGGAGACGCCTCTGGATTCAGTTTCTACCCAGGGAAAAATCTAGGTGCCCTTGGCGATGCCGGTGCAATTACGACGAATGACGATCAACTCGCTGATGTTCTTATGTCTCTTAGAAATTATGGGTCAAAACAAAAATATAAAAATGATTTTGTCGGTGTAAATAGTCGTCTCGATGAGATTCAGGCTGCATTTTTGTCAGTTAAACTTAAGTATCTTGATGATCAGACAGCGAGAAGAAGAAAAGTGGCAAATCAGTATCTCGCTGGTTTAAAAAATACTCTGGTTCAGGTCCCACATGTCGTAAGACAAGAACAACATGTTTGGCATTTATTTGTAGTGAGAACCACTCACCGAGAAAAATTACAGACTTATTTAAAAGAGAGTGGGATTCAAACTCTTATTCATTATCCCATTCCGCCTCACAAACAGCAGGCCTACAAAGAATTCAATTCTATGAGTCTACCTCTGACAGAGAAAATCCATGAAGAAGTATTGAGCTTACCAATTGGGCCGACAATGAGTCAGATCGATGTGGAAACTGTTATTTCTCGAATCAATTCTTTCAGAGCTTAG
- a CDS encoding glycosyltransferase: MKPAVSIIVPSYNHERYISLLIESIYAQSFKDFELVVVDDGSKDGSVQLLRQLSEIHGFRLISKENEGICKTINRGLRESTGNYVLIIGSDDILPLNRLKEQVEYLRSHPEVDVIAGSVIQIDMEGKEVGKNTPRILGAVSFEQMLMVNRVSAATCMIRRSVYTRWGMYKEDHVFEDYYMWLNVLYHGGKIVNLPNVFAYYRISNPNLEKKFNWYYKGVMQAFDEFKNDSRVEKARSRYALIYAIKLSLLLGSKFFENYSNVHLRLNAFGKLIVSIVAFNPEGIRNFVLKLLKLKT, encoded by the coding sequence ATGAAGCCTGCGGTTAGTATCATCGTCCCGAGCTACAATCACGAGCGGTATATTAGCTTGCTCATAGAGTCTATCTACGCTCAATCTTTCAAAGATTTTGAGTTGGTAGTTGTGGATGATGGATCTAAAGACGGTTCAGTTCAATTGCTTCGGCAATTATCTGAAATTCATGGTTTTCGTTTAATCTCGAAGGAAAATGAAGGAATCTGTAAAACGATCAATCGAGGACTTCGTGAATCAACTGGAAACTATGTTTTAATTATTGGAAGTGATGATATCTTGCCTCTGAACCGACTTAAAGAACAGGTTGAGTATCTAAGGTCACATCCTGAGGTTGATGTAATTGCTGGAAGTGTGATCCAAATCGATATGGAAGGAAAAGAGGTTGGTAAAAATACTCCTCGCATCCTTGGAGCTGTTTCATTCGAGCAAATGTTGATGGTTAATCGAGTTTCAGCTGCCACTTGTATGATTAGAAGAAGTGTTTACACCCGCTGGGGTATGTATAAAGAAGATCACGTTTTTGAAGACTATTATATGTGGTTGAATGTTCTTTATCATGGCGGGAAAATAGTTAATCTCCCGAATGTTTTTGCTTATTACAGAATTAGTAATCCTAATTTAGAGAAAAAATTCAACTGGTACTACAAAGGTGTCATGCAGGCTTTTGACGAGTTTAAAAATGATTCACGAGTTGAAAAAGCGAGATCTCGCTACGCTCTCATTTATGCAATTAAACTCAGCCTTCTATTAGGCTCAAAGTTCTTTGAAAATTACTCTAATGTTCATTTGCGATTGAATGCATTTGGAAAATTAATTGTATCGATTGTGGCATTCAATCCTGAAGGAATTCGTAATTTCGTGCTAAAATTATTAAAACTTAAGACTTAG
- a CDS encoding ABC transporter permease: protein MKNEDIWTIEIKSHSGLFNLKLKEIWTYRDLLWLFVRRDVITVYKQTILGPLWFIIQPLLTTLMFSLVFGRIARLSTDGIPPFVFYLAGVTIWSYFSECLNKTSNTFVSNQNIFGKVYFPRIIVPGSIIISTLVRFGVQLGIFLVVWIYYYLQGQVNPNYVAVLLPFIVLIMAISSMGFGMLFSSMTTKYRDLQFLLNFAVQLWMYATPIIYPLSSIPEKYVSLIKLNPITPLVECMRFGFLGNGSFSLGEVFYSFIFAIGVFSLGFFVFSRVEKNFMDTV, encoded by the coding sequence ATGAAAAATGAAGATATTTGGACTATTGAAATTAAATCTCATTCTGGTTTGTTCAACTTAAAATTAAAGGAAATATGGACCTATAGAGACTTGTTATGGTTATTCGTCCGGAGGGACGTTATTACGGTCTATAAGCAAACTATTCTTGGTCCACTATGGTTTATTATCCAACCATTGCTTACTACACTTATGTTTTCTCTTGTGTTTGGAAGAATTGCAAGGCTCTCAACTGATGGTATACCTCCATTTGTTTTTTACCTCGCTGGTGTCACAATTTGGAGTTATTTTTCAGAGTGTTTGAATAAAACATCCAATACATTCGTTTCAAATCAAAATATTTTCGGAAAGGTTTATTTTCCTCGAATCATCGTTCCTGGATCAATTATTATTTCTACGTTAGTTCGTTTCGGCGTTCAGTTGGGAATTTTTCTAGTTGTTTGGATATATTACTATCTTCAAGGACAAGTAAATCCAAACTATGTAGCAGTATTATTGCCATTCATTGTTTTAATTATGGCCATATCTAGTATGGGCTTTGGTATGCTGTTTTCATCTATGACAACAAAATATAGAGATCTTCAATTCCTTTTAAATTTTGCTGTTCAGTTATGGATGTATGCCACTCCAATCATTTATCCACTTTCTTCGATTCCGGAAAAGTATGTAAGTCTAATAAAGTTAAATCCTATTACCCCTTTGGTGGAGTGCATGAGATTCGGTTTTCTAGGAAATGGGAGTTTTTCTTTAGGGGAAGTATTTTATAGTTTTATTTTTGCTATAGGTGTTTTTAGCTTGGGCTTTTTTGTTTTTTCGAGAGTTGAAAAAAACTTCATGGACACCGTTTAA
- a CDS encoding ABC transporter ATP-binding protein, giving the protein MSDVVIKVENLSKQYRLGTVGTGTLSHDLNRLWAKVRGKEDPYLKIGESNDRTLKGDSEYVWALQNMNFEVKRGEMLGVIGRNGAGKSTLLKILSQITRPTTGSVSMKGRVGSLLEVGTGFHPDLTGRENIYINGAILGMRKWEINKRLDEIIDFAGVERYLDTPVKRYSSGMKVRLGFAVAAHLEPEILIVDEVLAVGDAEFQKKCFGKMEKISKENSRTILLVSHSMDAIEKMASRVICLDKGMLQFDGNATEGIDKYLDKKELKKCRAEFNTSTFERYGDRKFGELLFVESLNSKNELQDNFFFQDEMIFKVGFKLNRNFNNPEIGICINNPKRARLHHLVSHWKHDFGEIKEGYHEVLIRVPNLKLYPGTYSISAWMRCYKAHSSDDFIEDVLVFNVRPNSSLKEVNFSDYAHSGGVWVDNKWELLS; this is encoded by the coding sequence ATGAGCGACGTTGTAATTAAAGTAGAAAATTTATCAAAGCAATATCGACTGGGTACAGTCGGTACAGGAACACTTTCTCATGATCTGAATCGTCTGTGGGCCAAAGTAAGAGGGAAGGAAGATCCATATCTAAAAATTGGCGAATCTAATGATCGCACACTAAAAGGAGATTCTGAATACGTTTGGGCACTTCAAAACATGAACTTCGAAGTTAAACGCGGCGAAATGTTGGGAGTTATTGGCCGAAATGGTGCTGGTAAATCTACTTTATTAAAAATTCTTTCTCAAATCACAAGACCAACAACTGGTTCTGTAAGCATGAAAGGTAGAGTGGGATCACTTTTAGAAGTAGGAACAGGTTTTCATCCAGATCTCACGGGAAGAGAAAATATCTATATCAATGGCGCGATTCTAGGGATGCGAAAATGGGAAATAAACAAACGCTTGGATGAAATTATAGATTTTGCCGGAGTTGAACGCTATCTCGATACCCCAGTAAAGCGTTATTCCAGCGGTATGAAGGTGCGACTTGGGTTCGCAGTTGCAGCTCACCTAGAACCAGAAATTTTAATTGTGGATGAAGTACTGGCAGTTGGAGATGCTGAATTTCAAAAGAAATGCTTTGGGAAAATGGAAAAAATCTCAAAAGAAAACAGTCGCACTATTCTTTTGGTAAGTCATAGTATGGATGCAATTGAAAAAATGGCATCGAGAGTTATCTGCTTGGATAAGGGGATGCTCCAGTTTGATGGCAACGCTACTGAAGGAATAGATAAGTACCTTGATAAGAAAGAATTAAAGAAATGTCGTGCTGAATTTAATACTTCTACATTTGAAAGATATGGCGATCGTAAATTTGGAGAATTGCTTTTTGTCGAGAGTCTAAATTCGAAAAATGAATTGCAGGACAATTTTTTCTTTCAGGATGAAATGATTTTCAAGGTCGGATTCAAATTAAACAGAAATTTTAACAACCCGGAAATTGGGATTTGTATCAACAATCCCAAACGGGCCAGATTGCATCACTTAGTTTCTCACTGGAAGCATGACTTTGGAGAAATAAAAGAGGGGTATCACGAGGTTTTAATAAGAGTTCCTAATCTAAAACTTTATCCAGGCACTTATTCAATTAGCGCTTGGATGAGATGTTACAAAGCACATTCATCAGATGATTTTATTGAGGATGTATTGGTTTTCAATGTAAGACCAAATTCAAGTCTAAAAGAAGTTAACTTTTCAGACTATGCACACTCTGGCGGTGTGTGGGTTGATAATAAATGGGAGTTGCTATCTTGA
- a CDS encoding cytidylyltransferase domain-containing protein has protein sequence MNYAIIYSRMNSSRLPGKALIDIGGKPLLQRCIERVQKSKYFKPIIATSYEDSDLPICDLAKDIGVDVFRGSLEDVASRTIKFLESTACNYFARVNGDSPFVDGELLDRGFEIISTQEMDIITNIHPKRSFPYGMSVEILKANTFLNNAPKFKDLEREHITSFFYSEISQFKYHNIVFEEENLSNVSLVVDERSDLEKINKLLKLYPSLFDLSYDQILNIFKKHNK, from the coding sequence TTGAATTACGCAATTATCTATAGTCGCATGAATTCATCGCGACTTCCCGGTAAAGCTTTGATCGATATTGGAGGGAAACCTCTCCTCCAGAGATGTATTGAGAGAGTTCAAAAAAGTAAATATTTTAAACCGATTATCGCAACTTCATATGAAGATAGTGATCTTCCTATTTGTGATTTAGCAAAAGATATTGGGGTCGACGTATTTCGAGGTAGCTTAGAAGATGTTGCATCAAGGACTATAAAATTTCTAGAATCAACTGCATGTAATTATTTCGCCAGAGTGAATGGGGACTCTCCTTTCGTAGATGGGGAGCTATTGGATCGTGGATTTGAAATTATTAGTACTCAAGAGATGGACATCATTACGAACATTCATCCAAAAAGATCATTTCCCTATGGGATGAGCGTAGAGATTCTAAAGGCGAATACATTTTTAAATAATGCTCCAAAATTCAAAGATCTCGAAAGAGAACACATAACTTCGTTCTTTTATTCAGAAATAAGTCAGTTCAAGTATCACAATATTGTTTTTGAGGAGGAAAATCTTAGTAATGTTTCATTGGTTGTAGATGAGAGAAGTGACCTAGAAAAGATAAATAAACTTCTAAAGTTATACCCATCATTGTTTGATTTATCCTACGATCAAATTCTCAATATCTTCAAAAAACATAATAAGTGA
- a CDS encoding polysaccharide pyruvyl transferase family protein — protein sequence MINLYSIRPKGFNIGNDVIYLGVCHFVRQAFKENFNIISLPATSKYEAHKKSGISSQTVYEVNQFGDGLIVGGGNLYENGELEVNPIALKALEKPMMIFSVSRGRIYNKSLELVNRTDTMPDDRISILNSYSAISLSRDKSTKQYIDNLGHPENILGSCPTLFINEIPQHIVPLLNSDKTDALISIRTPSLMSIPVSYQYKFRDDLLQMIEVLKESGYKNVKLLCHDHRDIPFAASITNVSYVYTDDVYTYLSLLRNTRLNVTFRLHSFLPCLAYNVPAIKFSYDERAMSMMDTIGMDQWNINYVKQDPIVEFKNRVKNIQELDTIKANLNKNLWPAFRETIMTSTNKFAELVHERRG from the coding sequence TTGATAAATCTATACTCAATTAGGCCCAAGGGTTTTAACATCGGAAATGATGTAATCTATTTAGGTGTTTGTCATTTTGTGAGACAGGCGTTTAAAGAAAATTTTAACATTATTTCTTTGCCTGCAACTAGTAAGTACGAAGCGCATAAAAAATCTGGAATTTCTTCCCAAACTGTTTATGAAGTTAATCAGTTTGGAGATGGTTTAATTGTTGGTGGCGGTAATCTTTACGAAAATGGCGAATTGGAAGTTAATCCAATCGCTCTTAAAGCTCTCGAAAAGCCAATGATGATTTTCAGTGTTTCTAGAGGTCGAATTTATAATAAGTCTCTAGAGCTGGTAAATAGAACTGATACAATGCCAGATGACAGGATTTCAATTTTGAATAGTTATTCTGCGATTTCTTTGTCGAGAGATAAATCAACAAAGCAGTATATTGATAATCTTGGTCACCCAGAAAATATTTTAGGAAGTTGCCCGACTCTTTTTATTAATGAGATTCCACAACATATTGTTCCTCTTTTAAATTCTGACAAAACGGATGCCCTTATTTCAATTAGAACTCCGAGCTTGATGAGTATTCCAGTGTCTTATCAGTATAAGTTTAGGGATGACCTGCTTCAGATGATTGAGGTTCTTAAAGAGAGTGGTTATAAGAATGTGAAGTTGCTATGCCATGATCACAGAGATATTCCTTTCGCAGCGTCGATAACGAACGTTAGTTATGTTTATACTGATGATGTGTATACATATTTATCATTGCTCAGAAATACGAGACTAAATGTTACGTTCCGTCTTCATTCTTTTTTACCATGTCTAGCGTACAATGTTCCGGCCATCAAATTTAGTTATGATGAGAGAGCTATGAGCATGATGGATACTATTGGCATGGATCAATGGAACATTAATTATGTGAAACAAGATCCAATCGTTGAATTTAAAAATCGAGTTAAGAACATCCAGGAATTAGATACGATTAAAGCTAATCTTAACAAAAATCTTTGGCCTGCATTCAGAGAAACAATTATGACTTCGACTAATAAGTTTGCAGAACTTGTTCATGAGAGAAGAGGGTAG
- a CDS encoding N-acetylneuraminate synthase family protein yields MKKIHIIAEAGTNHNGNLQKAINLADIAQKAGADSVKYQIIYPWGLYLPGDYWYGHYNIRDVIKIREEGMLKDEDYSVLNKHCLSSGISFAASVFDEKGLDLLLKLNPPYIKIASCDLNNIRFLRQVAERKKKIVLSTGMSSLQDIEKTLTEISKEGNADIVLLHCVSVYPAKLKQTNLPFISELKHRFGTEIGFSDHTGDSTASCIALSLGATWFEKHFTEDKEQKGFDHAYALDENELKDYVMALHDANFSLFGEKPKITDEEAYTRRRARRSIYASRKILKGEIIRDEDVLVVRPEGKMNADDIDLVIGSKATVDIEQYQAFELNLVNR; encoded by the coding sequence ATGAAAAAGATTCACATTATTGCTGAAGCTGGAACAAACCATAATGGAAATCTTCAGAAAGCGATAAATTTGGCAGATATCGCTCAGAAGGCTGGAGCTGACTCTGTAAAGTATCAAATCATTTATCCATGGGGATTATATCTCCCAGGAGATTACTGGTACGGACATTACAACATTAGAGACGTAATCAAAATTCGCGAAGAGGGTATGCTTAAAGACGAAGATTACTCAGTCTTAAATAAGCACTGCCTTTCAAGTGGAATTAGCTTTGCTGCCTCGGTTTTTGATGAAAAAGGCTTAGATTTACTTTTGAAGTTAAACCCTCCTTATATCAAGATTGCCTCTTGTGATCTAAATAATATTAGATTTTTAAGACAGGTCGCTGAGAGGAAAAAGAAAATTGTATTGTCCACGGGGATGTCTAGCTTACAAGACATCGAAAAGACGCTCACGGAAATTAGCAAGGAAGGAAACGCTGACATCGTTCTTCTTCATTGTGTTTCTGTTTATCCGGCGAAGTTAAAACAGACAAATTTACCTTTTATCTCTGAACTTAAGCACCGCTTCGGTACAGAGATTGGTTTTTCTGATCATACAGGAGACAGTACTGCTTCATGTATTGCTCTTTCTTTAGGGGCTACGTGGTTTGAAAAGCATTTCACAGAGGATAAAGAGCAAAAGGGCTTTGATCACGCTTACGCATTGGATGAGAATGAATTGAAGGACTACGTAATGGCTCTTCATGATGCAAATTTTTCTCTATTTGGGGAAAAACCTAAAATTACAGATGAAGAAGCTTACACACGCAGAAGAGCAAGACGTTCAATTTATGCTTCTCGCAAAATCTTGAAAGGTGAGATTATTAGAGATGAAGACGTATTAGTTGTAAGACCCGAAGGAAAAATGAATGCAGATGATATTGATCTTGTAATTGGATCTAAAGCGACTGTTGATATCGAACAGTATCAAGCTTTTGAGCTAAATCTAGTGAATAGGTAA
- a CDS encoding glycosyltransferase codes for MNLLFLCKASEKIGLGHLVRSRSLARFLSKKPGIIVDFHVIEQNFDRLSVGENISYSFFANESDHKLSKDYDLIFLDMLNVGEELFRNLKQNSKLVLLSPVFNKINEVDFFFHRTSYHPSLASLSNVRKYAGLDYSIISDECIRIAETRYRENLNTLSLPIAISMGGGDANNKTLKLLKNLKNCKAPVTFWVLLGEGYSHSYDELVKEVTKDTTHEVILVRSNRHMWHVLQNCALGIFPGGITVYEAAYAGLPSVVIVEDDAQAYLVEELVEKGVCLTISASAESYPKSLVEVIDGIFKDRSKLLNMHASSVCIDGHGKERIFNLINDFVKESR; via the coding sequence GTGAATTTACTTTTTCTATGTAAGGCATCTGAAAAGATTGGACTTGGACATCTTGTTCGAAGTAGATCGCTTGCCCGTTTTTTATCTAAAAAGCCAGGCATTATAGTAGACTTCCATGTGATTGAACAAAACTTTGATAGACTATCTGTAGGCGAAAATATTTCGTATTCATTTTTTGCGAATGAATCTGATCACAAGCTTTCGAAAGATTATGATCTCATTTTTTTAGATATGCTGAATGTGGGGGAAGAATTATTTCGAAATTTAAAACAAAATTCGAAATTAGTACTTCTTTCCCCTGTGTTCAATAAGATAAATGAAGTGGATTTCTTTTTTCATCGAACTTCTTATCACCCGTCACTGGCCAGCCTAAGCAATGTTCGCAAGTATGCGGGTTTAGATTATTCTATCATTTCTGACGAATGCATTAGAATTGCTGAAACTCGATACCGTGAAAACCTTAATACTCTATCTCTCCCTATAGCCATTTCTATGGGTGGAGGAGATGCTAATAATAAGACTTTAAAACTTTTAAAAAATCTAAAGAATTGCAAAGCACCTGTTACTTTTTGGGTTCTCCTGGGGGAAGGGTACTCCCATTCTTATGATGAGTTAGTCAAAGAAGTGACCAAGGATACTACTCATGAGGTGATTCTAGTTCGATCTAATAGGCACATGTGGCATGTACTTCAAAACTGCGCCCTCGGGATATTCCCTGGTGGCATCACAGTTTATGAGGCGGCTTATGCTGGTTTACCATCAGTGGTAATTGTTGAAGATGATGCCCAGGCTTATTTGGTTGAAGAATTAGTCGAGAAAGGAGTGTGCTTAACAATTAGTGCATCAGCGGAGAGCTACCCGAAGTCCCTTGTTGAAGTAATTGATGGAATTTTTAAAGATCGTTCAAAACTTCTTAATATGCATGCTTCATCAGTATGTATCGATGGTCATGGCAAAGAGCGAATCTTCAATCTTATTAATGATTTTGTTAAGGAATCAAGATGA
- the hisH gene encoding imidazole glycerol phosphate synthase subunit HisH codes for MKEIGVIDYGSGNFGSVWNALSKLDVKLHKVSSSEQLLNCSHIVLPGVGAYSAAMSQLNKMGIVEALSEEVLKKGKPFLGICVGMQILSKKGFEHGEHEGLGWIDSEVHKLDVAEYPLPHIGWNSIVNGLEASPLTKNFDQDASFYFVHSYFMKIKDSACVIAESVYSQRFTSIVSKNNIHGVQFHPEKSQFYGLKLLENFTELKC; via the coding sequence ATGAAAGAAATTGGCGTCATTGATTACGGTAGCGGTAACTTTGGTTCAGTCTGGAATGCCTTAAGCAAATTAGATGTGAAACTTCATAAGGTAAGTAGCTCTGAACAATTGCTTAATTGTAGCCATATTGTTCTCCCAGGTGTAGGGGCTTATAGTGCTGCCATGTCTCAATTAAATAAAATGGGAATTGTGGAGGCTCTGTCAGAGGAAGTTCTAAAAAAAGGAAAGCCGTTTCTTGGTATTTGTGTAGGCATGCAAATCCTTTCCAAAAAAGGATTTGAACACGGAGAACATGAAGGTTTAGGTTGGATTGATAGTGAAGTACATAAACTAGATGTTGCTGAATATCCTTTGCCTCATATCGGTTGGAATTCGATTGTTAATGGTCTCGAAGCTTCTCCACTAACAAAGAATTTTGATCAAGACGCATCATTTTATTTTGTTCATAGCTACTTTATGAAAATTAAAGACTCAGCTTGCGTGATTGCTGAATCAGTATATTCACAACGGTTCACGTCAATCGTTTCCAAAAATAATATACATGGAGTTCAATTTCACCCGGAAAAAAGTCAGTTTTATGGATTAAAACTTTTAGAAAACTTCACGGAACTAAAATGCTAA
- the hisF gene encoding imidazole glycerol phosphate synthase subunit HisF, whose product MLKKRIIPVVLLRNGAIVQSRLFKRFQVLGVPSAVVKRLSSWACDELIYLDISPGGSYSFGREDLNYPELSGISDVIELVSKSCLMPLTFGGGIRNIEDIRFRLSLGVDKITLNTAAVENPSLISEASKLFGSQCVVVSVDAKKNTDGRYCILKGGKELQDKCPVKWAQEVEALGAGEILLNSVDRDGTASGFDLELIEQVASNVKIPVIAIGGAGEWSHFEEVLLQTKASAVAAANIFQHSENSVYNLKKYLFDKGFNVRKPLKLSHLSSNL is encoded by the coding sequence ATGCTAAAGAAGAGAATAATTCCGGTTGTCCTTTTGCGTAATGGGGCCATCGTTCAGAGTCGACTGTTTAAACGATTCCAAGTGCTTGGTGTTCCCTCTGCCGTTGTAAAACGTTTAAGTAGCTGGGCATGTGACGAGCTAATTTATTTGGATATATCACCTGGAGGAAGCTATTCATTTGGGCGTGAAGATTTAAATTATCCTGAACTTTCGGGAATATCTGATGTCATCGAACTCGTTTCTAAAAGTTGTCTTATGCCTTTAACCTTTGGTGGAGGGATTAGAAATATAGAAGATATTAGATTCCGTCTGTCTCTAGGCGTAGATAAAATAACACTTAATACTGCAGCTGTTGAAAATCCGTCTTTAATAAGTGAAGCATCAAAGCTGTTTGGGTCTCAATGCGTAGTTGTAAGTGTCGATGCTAAAAAAAATACAGATGGCCGCTATTGCATTCTTAAAGGTGGCAAAGAGTTACAGGACAAATGTCCTGTAAAATGGGCACAAGAAGTAGAAGCACTAGGCGCAGGGGAAATTCTACTTAATTCCGTCGACCGTGATGGAACCGCATCAGGCTTTGATCTCGAGTTAATCGAACAAGTTGCAAGTAATGTAAAAATTCCCGTAATTGCGATTGGTGGAGCAGGTGAATGGTCACATTTCGAAGAAGTACTTCTTCAAACAAAAGCAAGCGCAGTAGCTGCTGCCAACATTTTTCAGCACTCCGAAAATAGTGTGTATAATCTTAAAAAATATTTATTTGATAAAGGATTTAATGTTCGAAAGCCCTTAAAGCTTTCTCACTTAAGTTCGAATTTATAG
- a CDS encoding N-acetyl sugar amidotransferase, producing MKRDPQTINYCKKCVYPEISVNLVLDDEGICSACRLQEEFEDLNVDFWPNREKKFADLVSWAKAKSTSNYDCVIPVSGGKDSYFQVHKALEWGLKPLLVTYHGNNYLPEGQRNLDRMRTALGVDHLVFGPSIENLKKLNRLGMRMMGDMNWHCHAGIKTYPMHVAVKFNIPLVIWGEITWSISGMFSSYDYVQYNKRTVFEHDMRGFTIKDMINNEEGLTEKDLAWLVMPSDEEFEKTETKGIYIGNFFKWDPNEHAHFVKEKYGFEFAEKPFERTYRTMSNLDDMHENGIHDYLKFIKFGYGRGTDHASKDIRSGYLSRVEGVQKVLQYDHVKPTRDLARWLDYVGMTEKEFDDICDSFRDPRVWWIENNQWMKRNVDGTVSSYGKVRIPKEKYSKYKVI from the coding sequence ATGAAGCGTGACCCTCAAACTATCAATTATTGTAAAAAATGTGTTTATCCTGAAATTTCAGTAAATCTTGTTTTGGATGATGAAGGTATATGTAGTGCTTGTCGACTCCAAGAAGAGTTTGAGGATTTAAATGTTGATTTTTGGCCCAATAGAGAAAAGAAGTTCGCAGATCTAGTTAGTTGGGCAAAAGCGAAATCTACCTCTAACTATGATTGTGTTATTCCTGTCAGCGGAGGAAAAGATAGTTATTTTCAAGTTCACAAAGCTTTGGAGTGGGGGCTTAAGCCACTGTTAGTTACATATCATGGAAATAATTACTTGCCAGAAGGTCAAAGGAATCTAGATCGCATGCGTACAGCACTGGGTGTTGATCACCTGGTGTTTGGTCCTAGTATAGAGAATTTAAAAAAACTCAATCGATTAGGTATGCGTATGATGGGTGATATGAACTGGCATTGCCATGCAGGGATTAAGACTTATCCGATGCATGTCGCAGTGAAATTCAATATTCCACTAGTTATTTGGGGTGAAATCACCTGGTCAATTTCTGGAATGTTCTCTTCTTATGACTATGTTCAATATAACAAAAGAACCGTTTTTGAGCATGATATGAGAGGCTTCACAATTAAGGATATGATTAATAATGAGGAAGGATTAACTGAGAAAGACCTTGCATGGTTAGTTATGCCTTCAGATGAAGAATTTGAAAAAACCGAAACAAAAGGTATCTATATTGGGAATTTTTTCAAATGGGATCCAAATGAACATGCCCATTTTGTAAAAGAGAAATATGGTTTCGAATTTGCTGAAAAGCCGTTTGAGAGGACATATCGAACGATGTCTAATTTAGATGATATGCATGAAAATGGCATTCATGATTATTTAAAGTTTATCAAATTTGGCTATGGCCGTGGAACTGATCATGCTTCGAAAGATATCCGTTCTGGGTATTTGTCACGTGTAGAAGGCGTACAAAAAGTTCTTCAATATGATCATGTAAAGCCTACTCGGGATCTTGCGAGATGGTTGGATTATGTTGGAATGACAGAGAAAGAATTTGATGACATATGTGACAGTTTTCGTGATCCAAGAGTCTGGTGGATTGAAAATAATCAATGGATGAAGAGAAATGTGGATGGGACTGTTTCTTCCTATGGAAAAGTTCGCATACCAAAAGAAAAATATTCTAAATATAAGGTTATTTAA